GTGATTTTTTCCAGCCCCTGCCCCTGGCCGCGATGGGCCAGCAGGGTAACGACAATCAGGATCAGCACGGCGGTTCCCCCGACCAGCGCGGTAGCATCACCGCCTTGCAGGTGAAGCACGAACATGCCGGTCACATCCAGCAGGAAGAGCAGCGGAATGGCGATGGCCAGCCCTTTTCGCAGACGGTCACTCATGAGGACTTGCCCTTCATCTTCCGTCCCCGCATCAGTCAGCGGTTCTGCTGCTCCTGGCGAAGCGACCCGGCCATCTCTCCAGGTGCCGTTCTTCTGGTCCCGCTTCATCATCCAGAATGCGCTTACCGTAGTGACAATCCCCATCACAGCAACCAGAGGGATACTGGCCTGCATTACACTGGACACCGGAAGACCGGCGGCATCCGCCGTCAGCTTCGGAGCGCCTTGAATAATATAATCGCCGGAGAGGGCGATCCCGTGCCCGAACAGGTTCATGGCTACCGCTGCGCCCAGCGCAGGCAGGCCGACCCGGACCGCCACCGGCAGCAGAACTGCCCCGACCAGCGCTACCGCAGGAGAAGGCCAGAAGAAGAACGAGGTTACCATCATAATCAGTCCGATTCCCCAGTAGGCCATCGCCGGTGTGCGCAGGAACCGGGTGAGCGGCGATACCATCGTCTCGTTGATACCTGTTATAATCAGAATCCGGCTCATCGCCACGATAATGGAGATAATCATTATGGTGCCGAGCAGCTCCTTAGTCGCATAGACAAAAGAGTTAAAGATCCCCGACACCGACCCGCTAAGCGTCGCCGTTGCCAGCAGCCCGAGCGCCAGAATCCCGGTCACACAGATCATGGTTGTATCACGCCGCTTGATCAGCAGCGCCAGAATGAACACAATAAACACCAGATACACCCAATGAATCGCAGTAAGCTGGATACCCATTAGCCATGCGCCCCCTTTCCACTTACAAATAGCAAGCAGGTGCTATATGCTATGCAGGAGGATAGGCCATTGTTCGCCTCAGGGACGCGGAGGATAGCAAAAAGACCCCCGCCTCCACATCACATGGATTCAGGGATCTTATTTGCGGATTACACGCTGTTACCGGTGCCTGCCTGCTCTTCTGGCCCGGAGGAACGCGAGCTGCTTGAGTCTGTCCTGATCGTATAAGCTGCCCGCGATTTCCGGTTGCCCGGTATGTAGATGGGTAATCTCCTGCACTGCTGCCGGTCTAGCGGCGTCAGGAAGAAGGGTGGAGGTGCCGTCCCTGTGAACAATCAGGCTATGGCCGGGCGAGGGGTACGGCTCGCGCACATACTCGTCAAGGTAGCCATAGACCTTACGCTGCATCACAGGATCTTTGCTCATCTGCTGCAGAATATTCGGAGCGATTACAAGCTCCCGCTGATCCCTCCGGTCTCCTGCATTAGTCTTCTTCCCCTTGCTGCCGCCTTTGGCTACCGCCATAATTCGGACGGACAGACCGTACCTTGCCTTGATTCTGCGTGCCTGATCCTCAATTGCCGCTCCCACAGCCGCCATCATCTCCGGGAAGCTGAGCGAAGATGACCCGGCTGAAGTGTGGTCCGCCTGTTGCGATGAGCGGGTCAGCGAAGCGGCGTTGATTCGTGATATGGGAAAATACATCGGACGTTCCTCTTCTCGCGCGTAAAGTTCAGGACAACTCTTTATCGGCGAAAAGAGGAGAATTACTTATAAAGAGGCTATTCCTTAGCCAATGCGCCCGCTGCCGCATCCTCGCCCCCAAGCCGCCCGGAGGTGAAGGAGTAACCCAGTCCAACTCCGTTGCCTACATAGGTATCATTGAAAAGCACTCCTTCAGACTCCACGCCCACGGCATACAGTCCTTTGACCGGCAAACGCTTATCATTCAGTACCTGGAACTTGGTATTGACCAGCAGACCGCCAACCGAACAGAGGTTGTTGATCTCGGCAATAACGGCGTAATAAGGCCCGCTGCTGCCCATGGGAACCAGATATTCCTTCGCCTTGCCGAACTCCGTATCAGTGCCCGTCTTCGCTGCTTCCTCATAGAGCTTGAATTCAGCGGCAAATACTCCAGGGTCCATCCCTGCATTCTTCGCCAGCTCCTCCAGCGTATTTCCCTTGAAGCCATCGCCGTTCGCTACCATGGATTCGAAGACTTTGTCGGCATCCTTCCAAGGCTGCTCCAGCGTGAACTTGTCTTTATAAGATGCATAGAATTCCGGCGGCATACCCGGCAGCTTAGGTGCCTGAAGCCCCTTCATCCCCTTGGTCTTAAGCGCATCGAGCTGCGCCTGCGAGACAATAACCAGATGATAAGCTCCGTTAAAAGCACTGGTATTCGCTGCCGCAACCGCAGTCAGCGTCGCCGCCTCATCTCTGAATCTTGCGCCCGAAGGGCCAACATTCATCAGGGTTGGCAGGTAAGACAGCATCATCGGATAGCTGGCTTCAAACGGCTCGTACTGTGTCTTCAGCTTGTCTGTAGCTCTGGCCAGCGTCTGGTGAAGCATCTGTCCGCCGAAGTTGTCCGGCACCTTCGCGCCGATCTCCCAGGACATCTTCAGCCCTTCGCCGATGTTCTGCCCAAGCCCGCCATTAAGGCCTTCGAAGCCAAAAGCTTCCTTAACCATCTCTTTATTCCCGGCATACCCGCCGGTAGCCATTACAACGCTTGCCCCTGCAATCTCCAGGGTGGTTCCGTCAGACTTCTTAGCAACGACTCCGGTCACCTCTCCGTTAGCGCCAGTCATCAGCTTCTGCGCGGTGGCCTCCGTGATCACCTGTCCGCCGCCCTTCTCTACGGATGTTGCAAGCATCTTGCGCAGCAGCTCCTGGCGGGTCTCATAAGGAGGCAGCATATGAAGCTGTTCCCCGGCGAAGTTAAGGAAGGTAGTGGTGTAGCCCTTGCCGGTCAGCCAGTCATAGGTCTCGCCCGACTTCGTGACGTACTGGCGGATCGCCGCCGCATCCACGCGCCAGTGATTGTTCACGATCCAGTCGGCAATCTCCTTCTCGACTTCTACTTTAAGCCCGCTGCTTACTGCGGCGGAGGAGTTGTAGAATTTGCCCGCCCAGGACAGGTTGCTCGCGCCGCCGATCGTCGCTGTTTTCTCGATCAGGATCACCTTTGCGCCCTTATCAGCTGCCGATACCGCTGCCGACACACCGGACGCACCTGCACCAACCACGACCACATCTGCGGACAGCTGCTCGGTCTTGCCTTCTCCCGATTTCACTACAGCCTTTGTTTTAAAAGCCTCCACATTGCCGCCCGCCTGCTTAAGCGCGTCTTCCACAGCGGTCAGAATCGCCTTGCTCGACTCGGACGCACCGCTGACGGCATCAATATTCAGGGTCTGGCCGGATAGAATCTCCTCCTTGACCTTGTTGATCGCCTCCACCCCGATTCCGGCGGTTTCGTTCTGGCTGACCACATTGATCCCGGTAATGACCGAATGATCGTCAAGAGTTACCTCAACCTGAATCTTGCCGTCCTTGCCTTCGGCCTCTGCTTTATAGGTTCCCTCTTTGAAGTCTGCCGGTACAGCACTTGTATCCGCTGGCTGTGATGCCTGCGGCGAAGCGGACGGCTGCTCTGAGGCTGCCGGTGCGGCGGAATTGTTACCGCTGCAGCCGCTTAGGAGCGACAGGACCAATACCAGACATACGGTGAATAGAAACACCTGTTTTGTTGCTTGCTTACGCATCAATTTCTCCCCCTGTGTGGTTAATGCAGCCCCGTTTCTCTCTCTAATAGGACTGCTGACTACCGCACACAGTGTAAACCTTGGTACTGTACCAAGGTCAATGAACAATATGTGAAACTTTTCTCAAAGTAGGGCGGACCCTTCATCCGATTCTACCGGGATATTAATCTCCAGATACGTTTTGCTGCCGTTATTCGTGCGCTCGGTGAACAGAATTTTACCGCTGATGTCCCCGCTAATCTTATAATTCCGTGCCTTCACATAGTCCAGCATGAACCCGAACGCTCCCCGCTCCAGGTAATCCTCGTGGCCGCTGACAATGACAGCAGAGATGCAGGTCGCCGGCTCCAGAACCTCCACGCCATCGTTCAAGCAGACCCCGAGCTTCACCTGATCCTCCGCAAGCAGGCCAAGTCCCCAGCTATACTCCAGATCCCCTAATCCACAGATACATTCGCCTGCCTTATTCTCAACCCGGAAGGAATAAAAGGTGAACGGCAGCAGCTCCATCCACGCCTGGACCGTGTCTTTGAGATCCTCCTTTTGCAGCAAATGATTCTTGTTCGTCTGCTGAATCCGGTACATGCCCGGCACCTGCTTCATCTTGCACGTATATAGGGATGCGCCGACCTGCGCCAGCTCCGACTGAATCTCCTGAATCTTGCCGAGCAGCAGCGTGCTGCGCCGGATCTCCTCCTCCAGCTGCATACCCGCAGCAGCAATCGACTCCACCACTTGCTCACACGGCGCGTCCTTGATCAACCCGGCCACATCCTGAAGTGGAATCTGCATGCTCCGGTACCATCTGCTCGTCAATAGATTCCGCGCATCCAGATCGTTGAAATACCTGTAGTTATTATGCTGATCCTTCATCGGCCGGACAATATCATGTTTCTCATATAAGCGCAGTGTATCTGCCGTCACTCCCAGAATGGATGCAAATTCACCGATTGAATACTTCATCAGCAGCCCCCCAGCTTACTTGATCGCATACGTTCATGCCTATCGTTCATGTAGTTAATGATAGAGGGTTTGGCCGGGAGACATTGTGGATTATGTCACACCGCTTCTGCCGGAGCACCGGGAGGAGCTTTTGCTGTCGCAGGTGACGGCGGCATGGTCTATACTTGAAAGATACGGAAGAAACTGACGAACGGAGGCGACTGTCATGCCCGCACAGCTAACAGACAAGGTCGCCGGCCTGCCCTTAACGCCTGGCGTATACCTGATGAAGGACGGCCTGGGCCATGTGATTTATGTCGGCAAGGCGAAGCAGCTGAGGAAGCGGGTCCAGTCTTATTTTTATAATAATAAGGGACATTCGCCCAAGGTGAAGCAGCTGGTTAAGCATATCCGCGATCTGGACTACCGGCTGACCGATACGGAGCTGGAGGCCTTCATGCTGGAATGCCAGCTGATCAAAGAGATCAAGCCGATGTATAACCGCAAAATGAAAAATCCGCTCGCCTACAGCTATATTTCCATCGTGGACAAAGCGCCTTACCGGCAGATTGAGATCGGCTATGAGCCAAGTGCAGAGGCGGGCAGCCTCGTCTATGGCCCTTATACCAGCCGGAGTACGGTGGAGAAAGCGGTGCTGGGCATCAAAGAATCACAGCGCATTCTGTGCAGCAGCCCCCATTCCCGCAGCTCCCGCTGCCTGAACCATTCGCTGGGCCTATGCATCGGCATGTGCGGAGGCGGGGAGGCAGCAGTGCTACAGTATGAAGCCGTCATAGACGAGATGATCTGCTTACTGGAAGGCAGAGACAGCGGAATTGTAGCCGGACTGGAAGCCCGGATGGAGGAAGCTGCGCTGCGGTTCGACTTCGAGACCGCCGCCAAATTCCGCGATTATCTGGGTGCCGTCCACTCGCTGCTGCAGAAGGAGCAGGTGATCGAATTCACCGGAGCGAACAAGAATATTATCGTGCTGGAGCCGGTGGACGAGCAGTCCCATAAGCTGATCCTCATCAAGGGCAGCATGATCCTCTACCGCACCCTGCTGGCTAGAGACGCGCTGAACGAGGGGCAGCTCACCGGGATGATCGCAGCATCCGCCCGGGAGGTCTTCCGCAGCAGCAGCCAGACCGCCGCTACCGAAGAGATGAGCCGCCACAAGATCGACGAGGCACAGATCATCTACAGCTATCTGAAGAGCAGCTCCAGCCATTATCTGCTCGTCCCGCCGGAGTGGCTGGACGATGAGGGTGTAACGGGGTTAGAGGAAGGGATAGCGGTACTGGTTCAGTCTTCAGTCTTGGATATGTAGCACTTGATTCTGCCTCCCCCTTAATACACCGCCTGCGGCGCAAACTGCCCGGTGCCTTTTAACGTATAGTCGTAGAATTCAAGAATTAGCCTGTTCATCGTCTCTATACAGTAATATTTATCGATATCCGCCTGCCCGCGCTGCAGCATATTCGCAAGTATCGGGGAGAACAGCGGCAGATCCGTGAGACTCAAGTGCTTGGCTCCCTCAAAATGAACGGTATACGCATCCTTGAAGTTCGGATTACCGGTCTTATTCGCTGCATAAGCAGAGTTCTTGCCGAGCTGTCTCCACACATCGTCTGTATAGATGTTCAGCAGAGGTACGCGGTAAGGCTCTTCTTTGGCCACCAGATCATTCATCTTCCGGTCATACACAAGCTCGGTGAAGAACGGGGCATCCAGATTTACGACAGCATCCACATCACTGCGCTCCCGGCCAACCGCCACGCTTGCCGCACCACCCATGGAGTGGCCGATTACGCCAATGTGCTTAGTGTCGATCAGTTGGTATACAGGTTCCTGGTCACTTCCCCCCTTATCCAGAATCGTATCGATTACCAGATTCATATCCCCGGTTCGCAGCTTCATCCATTTTTGCGTAAGGCCGTACAGCTCTTCCACGGTGTATACTCCGTCTTTATTGGAGTCGTTAACCTCACGCATATATTCTGCATTAACCATAGTGACCTTCCCGTCCGCGCCTTGTGTATAGAAGGAATGGTAAGGATGATCGATGGATACCACAACATAGCCGTGACTGGCCAGCTCCGTGAAGGTTGAAGCGTTACTCTCTCTAACCCCGAAGGCTCCATGAGAAAAGACTATCAGCGGATACTTGCCCTCCGCATGGCCCGGATACCAGAATTCCACATTCACCCGCCGGTGCTCCCCCGTATCTGTAAACTCCTCCACTCGGGTAGTGTCTGTATAGGTGTAGACAGCCGTTCTGACCTCATATTTCCCAGTTACTTCAGGTGTACGGTACTGCGGGAATAGAATAGGCGGGATAAGTGCAATTAGCAGCGCCACAGCGGTTAGCAGCCTTTTCCACACCCGGGTTGAACGCCTGGACGGTCTCACGCCTGTCTTCTTGCGGATCAGATCAACCGAGCCTTTCAGCGCAAAAACAAACAGTAATACCGCCAGTAATACCCAACTGAAGCTCCAATCGATAACGGGGGACCATGTCAGTATAACGAATACGATAAACAGGGTAATTCTAATCCAGCTTATGAGCTTGATGCGGCTGTGCATAGAGATTCTCCTTTTCGCGTTAAGTGATGAACTCATCATAAAAAACTGCGAAAAGGGTGTATACCCATTTACGGTAAGCTGTAGCTACAGGGCAATAAGATGCACAATACCCCCGCGCGGCACTCCCTACGGAATTACTCACGGATGTCCTGCTTCACTACCTTCAGTCGCTCATTAATCTGCTCCGCTTCCTTCTTATCCTTCTCATAGGACAGCAGACGGACAATGGCATAGACTACAGCGATTTGCAGGGCAAACAGAAGTGCAGCGGATACACTGGCTACAGCTCCGATCAGGCTGGCAAGGGTAATCAACAGAAGCTCCAGCAGGAGAAAATGAATAACGATTCTCACACGCATCGCCTGCTCGCTTACCTCGTCAGGAGCGTACAACATCAAGCCTGTCAATGCACCAAGCAGGGAGAAGCCCATAATCGTATAGATGGATGTCAGGTCAAAGGCGAGTTCCGGCATGAAAATCTGCCGCAGCACCGTAATGATTATGATAATGGATGCGAAGATAACCAGAAAATCGCGGATGATGTCTTTGGCAACCTCAGAACGCTTCATGCTGTAATCCCCCTTTATAATCCAAGTCTTTGTTTCAGTACGGGCACATACTGTCTTGAAATGACTACACGTTCCCCGTTATCCAGCAGTGCTGTGAACCGGCCGCTGAGGGACGGACGCACGCTCTCGATCTTGGCGATATTCAGAATCGTGGATTTGGAGGCGCGAAAACAGTTCTTGTCCCGGCACAGCTCCTCCAGCTCATACAGCTTCTGCTTCACTTCATGCACCTGGTTCTCGCTGTAGACAAACACTTTGCCATCCACAGCTTCGAAATAATAGACATCACTGAGCTTGATGCGGCTGACCCGCTCTTCCTGTACTCCCAGCAGGACCAGAGTCTCTGCCTTAAGCTTATGTACTATCTGACTGATCTCATCAGTTGCTTCATAGCATCTGATGATGATTTCCTCTTGCTGCTCCCTGCTGATTTGCTCGATGGAAATTCGGATAGGATCACCTGCGATAATTCAGATTTGAAGGTCTGTTGCCTAATTAATGTACATGATACGGGAACCGCTCCCATACGACAAATATAACTTTTACACAGGTACGCCAAAAGGCTGCCCTCCGGTTGGACCGGTCAGACAGCCTCATATGCGATGTGGAGCTTCCAGGAATGTGATGCCCTAGTCCTTACTCTGGCGCATTCCCCTGCCTGTTATGATACCGCCCTCTAGGCACGACCAGCGGGGAACCGGAGACCGGGTCAGGGATGACTGTGCAATCCAGTCCGAAGATCTCTTTGACCCGCAGGCTTGTGATGACCTCTGCGGGCGCACCCTCCGCAACTAGCCGACCGGAATGCAGTGCAAAGATATGGTCGGCATACCGGGCGGACAGGTTGATATCATGCAGTACCATGACGATGGTGGTTCCATGCTTGCGGTTCAGATCGGTGAGCAGGTCCAGAATCTCCACCTGATAGGTGATATCCAGGAAGGTGGTCGGCTCATCCAGGAACAGGATATCGGTCTGCTGGGCCAGGGCCATCGCAATCCAGACCCGCTGCTGCTGCCCGCCTGAGAGCTCATCAATATTACGGTTAGCGAATTCGGTGATATTCATAATCTCCATCGCTTCGGCCACGGCCTCGTAATCCTTCCGGGACCAGCCCCCAAGCAAGGATTGGTGCGGGAATCTGCCGCGTCCCACCAGATCGGCAACCGATATCCCTTCCGGCACAATCGGTGATTGCGGCAGCAGCCCGATGACCCGGGCCAGCGCTTTGGCCGGAATCTGCGAGATCGGCTTGTTGTCCAGCGTCACCTGGCCTGCGGTATGCTTGATCAGCCGGGCCATGGTTTTGAGCAGGGTGGATTTCCCGCAGCCGTTGGAGCCGATAATCACACTGATCTGACGATCCGGGATCACCAGGTCTATCCCATGAATAATCGTCTTATTCTCATAGCCCGCTATCAACTGCTCAGCTCCAAACACATGTGCCTTGTTCATTATAATTCTCCCTTTCGATTCATGCGGATTAACAGGAAGATCAGATAAGGCGCTCCGAGTAATCCGGTAATGATGCCTACAGGGAATCTGTACTCAAAAGCAAATTGTCCAATCAGATCGGACGCCAGGACCAGATTCACACCCACCAGACCTGCGGGGATGATGCTGGAGGCACCTGTACCCACCAGTCTTTTAGCAATCGGCCCTGACAGGAAGGAAACAAACGCAATAGGTCCGGTAGTAGCCGTAGCAATCGCCACCATACAGACAGAGCTGACAATCAGTGCAATTCGGGTCCGGTCTGTGCGGACTCCAAGCGAGGTAGCCGACTGCTCCCCCAGCTCGAGAATACTCAGATGCTTGCCCAGCAGTATGATGACAGGCGAACAGATCAGCACGATGATCACCAGCGGCGGAAGCTCGCGCATCTGTGAGCCGTTCAGGCTGCCGGTCAGCCAGCGGACCGCTGAAGGGATGTCCTTCTCGGAGCCGATCAGCAGCAGGTAGGAGATCACGGCATCCAGCATCGCCTGAAGGCCAATTCCGATCAGAATTAACCGCCCGATGGAGAAGGTTCTTCCCCTGGAGAGCACGTAGATCAGCAGCACGGTAGCAAGGCCAGCGATAACCGAAGCAACAGAGACTACAGCTCCGCTGGCTTGCAGGATCACAATACAGTATACCGCCGCCGCACTTGATCCGGAGGTAATGCCAATGACATTCGGATTCGCCAGCGGATTGCGCAGCATTGTCTGGAAGGTGTACCCGGCAATGCCGAAGGCGAATCCGGCAAAAAGACCCGCCAGCATCCGCGGCAGCCGGATCACATTCACGGCGAAGGAGACACCCCTCAGCTCTTCCCCGGAGAGTACGCGGATGACCTCCGAGGCCGGATAGACGGTATTACCGAGCAGAAGCATCGCGCAGCACAGTACACAAGCAAGTACTGCAAGCAGGCTGGTAACAATCAGGCCCCGGCGGTATCTCTGACGTCTGCCCGCCATAATGAATTCAATCGTTTCATTTCTCATAAGGATCGCACTTTCGACTTCATCGCTAATAGAATCAGGATCGGTGCCCCTACAAAGGCCGTGACCACACCGACTTCAAGCTCTCCGGGGCTGCCAATCAGCCGGCCGCCTACATCGGAGACGGTCAGAATAATAGCCCCGGTGACCGCTGACATCGGGATCACGAACCGCAGGTCCGAGCCGAGGATCAGACGGATTACGTGAGTGGACAACAGACCGATGAACCCGATAGGCCCGGCCAATGCCGTCACCGCTCCGCATAATAATACCCCCGCCAGCGCGGCGATCAGCCGCAGCGTCCCTGTGCGGACACCGAGTCCGGTCGCCACATCATCGCCCAGAGCCAGCGCATTCAGGGCCGGAGCTGTAATGAAGGCAATCAGCATGCCGATCAGCAGGAACGGAAGGAAGGTTGTAATGCCGCTCCAGGTTCCCGCACCCACACTGCCCACCTGCCAGAACCGGAACTGGTCCATGACGTAAGCGCGCGGAATCATGATGGCGGTAACCAGAGAGGACAGGGCCGCACTGATCGCAGCACCCGCCAGAACGAGCTTAATGGGCGTGGCTCCGCCACGCCCCATCGAGCCGATTCCGAATACGAATACCGCTGTAATTGCAGCTCCGGCTAAGGCTAACCATATATATTGGCCCGCAGTGCTTATGTTCAGGAATGCAATTCCGCAGACCACGAACAAAGAAGCTCCCGTGTTCACCCCGAGGATGCTGGGATCGGCAATCGGGTTACGGGTCACCGCCTGCATCAAGGCTCCCGATACACCGAGCGCCCCGCCGCACATCAGGCTGAACACCGTCCGGGAGATCCGCTTGCGGACCACGTTTGCCCCATAGCTGTCCACCTCTGGACGGAATAGCCCGTCAATCAGCTCATTCCAGCCTACATGACGGGCTCCCAGTACCAGTGAGGCAATGATGCACAGGACCAGCAGGACCATGCAGCTCACCAGCACGAGGATGAAATTCTTCGGCATATGCAATTTTAGCTTGTTATCGTCCGAGACCGGTGAACTCATCATTTTATTTTATCAATAGCTCCCCCAATTAAGGCAAGGTATTCATCAATCGTATACGCAATGGACAGTGGGTTCGGTGTTCCGGCAGCTACCAGCGGAGTATCACTGTCGATAAAAGCTACCGATCCCCGTTCAATGGCTGGGATTTTGCCGATCAGTGAATCTGCTTGGAGCGTCTTAAGCAATTCGTCATTTCCATAACCCACGATCAGATCCGCATCATACAAGGCTTCCACATTCTCGGAGCTTAAGCTGAGCGAGTAGCTGGTAGGGTCTGTAATTTGTTTGGTAATACTCTCGGGATACGTCATGCCCAGCTCATACAGGAATGCGACCCGGGAGTCCACAGGTGTATAAATATGCAGTTTCGACAAATCCTCAGCGGAGAAATTGACCCAGACTACTTTTTTGCCGGCAATCTGCGGATATTTGCTCAGCTTGTCCTTAACCAGGGCTTCGGTGTCTTTGATGAGCTGCTCGCCTTCAGGCTTCATGCCCATGCCTTCTGCGTTCAGCAGCACCTGCTCACGCCATGTCGTAGCCCAAGCAGCCGTCGGGTAAGCTACCACTGGAGCGATCTGGCTCAGTGTCTCATAGTCTTCCTTCGTCAGGCCCGAGTACGCGGCCAGAATAACATCAGGGTTGGCGTCAGAGATCGCCTCGAAATCAAGACCATCCGTATCCTGGAACACATTCGGATCGGTTACATTCAGCTCCTTGAGCTTATCTGCGGTCCAAGGCAGCAGTCCGCTGCCATCCTGCACGCCGAAGTTCGCAGCCGAGAAGCCTACAGGGACAACGCCCAAGGCCAGAGCCACATCATGGTTAGCCCACTGCACAGTAACTACGCGTTCCGGCTTGCTCTTAATGACAGCTTCACCAAGCGCATGCTTGATGGTAACCGGATAGGTCACAGCATCCTGCGCCGCTGGTGCTTCTGTGCTTGCCGCTTCGCTAGTTGCAGCTGCTGTCGGTGCAGGGGAAGGTGAAGCTGCTGAATTCGACTGGTTAGACGAGCAGCCTGCCAGCACTATAGTTAGCGCTAATGGAATGAATAATGTCTTGAAAGAGAACTTTTGGGTACGGTTCATGTGTGGACCCTTCCTTATCTGAATAGGTTTTTTATACGATAATGAGAATCATTATCGATAAATATATAGGTGTTTGGACAGGTTGTCAATGTAAAATCTGGATTCTGCGCTCAACAAAAGCCCGTAAGCGGCACCTGTTACAGTGAGCCGCTTACGGGCTTGATCTAATCCTGGCCTAATATAGAAGGTTAACTCTTGTCCACAAAATTATATGCTCTTAGTCAAGGTAATGGACTGATCGGCGTTGCCCCATTGTACGTTCCAGCCCAGCAATTCGGTGATGAAGCGGAGTGGAACTACGGTTCTGTTGTCTTCGTTCACAAAGACTTTGGCGCCGACGGATTTTCTCATGCCGTTGACTTCCATGAAGTCTTTGTTCATCCAGAACACAAGTGTGTCGTTGCCTGCCTTAATGGTAACCTGCTGAGCTTGTTTGTCCCATTTCACATCCGCCCCGATGCCTTCACTCAGATAACGAAGCGGGATGTAGGTCATTCCGCTCCAGATGAACGGCTTGGTATCCATTTGAGTTACTTTTCCGTTAATGTTCAGAACGCCGCTGCCCACCTTCATCCAGACTTTCATCATGGAAGCAGGATCTGCTGGTGTTGCAGGTGCAGGTGCTGCTGCATCCTGGAACTTATCGTTGAACTGCGTAACAATCGCATTGCCCAGCGCTTGGCCTACCCCGAACATCGTCTTGTAGCCCTCGCGGTTCGTCTTGTACGATACGTCATAGTTGCCCGCTGCATATTGCGTAAGCACCTGCTGCACTTGATTCTCGTGAGTGGTCAATGCGGATTGCCCCGCTGACTTCGGCAGGTTGCCTGCTGTAGCCGAATCAAGGAAGGCTGCAAATTCAGTGGTGAAG
This genomic interval from Paenibacillus sp. FSL H8-0332 contains the following:
- a CDS encoding FAD-dependent oxidoreductase, with translation MRKQATKQVFLFTVCLVLVLSLLSGCSGNNSAAPAASEQPSASPQASQPADTSAVPADFKEGTYKAEAEGKDGKIQVEVTLDDHSVITGINVVSQNETAGIGVEAINKVKEEILSGQTLNIDAVSGASESSKAILTAVEDALKQAGGNVEAFKTKAVVKSGEGKTEQLSADVVVVGAGASGVSAAVSAADKGAKVILIEKTATIGGASNLSWAGKFYNSSAAVSSGLKVEVEKEIADWIVNNHWRVDAAAIRQYVTKSGETYDWLTGKGYTTTFLNFAGEQLHMLPPYETRQELLRKMLATSVEKGGGQVITEATAQKLMTGANGEVTGVVAKKSDGTTLEIAGASVVMATGGYAGNKEMVKEAFGFEGLNGGLGQNIGEGLKMSWEIGAKVPDNFGGQMLHQTLARATDKLKTQYEPFEASYPMMLSYLPTLMNVGPSGARFRDEAATLTAVAAANTSAFNGAYHLVIVSQAQLDALKTKGMKGLQAPKLPGMPPEFYASYKDKFTLEQPWKDADKVFESMVANGDGFKGNTLEELAKNAGMDPGVFAAEFKLYEEAAKTGTDTEFGKAKEYLVPMGSSGPYYAVIAEINNLCSVGGLLVNTKFQVLNDKRLPVKGLYAVGVESEGVLFNDTYVGNGVGLGYSFTSGRLGGEDAAAGALAKE
- a CDS encoding MerR family transcriptional regulator; amino-acid sequence: MKYSIGEFASILGVTADTLRLYEKHDIVRPMKDQHNNYRYFNDLDARNLLTSRWYRSMQIPLQDVAGLIKDAPCEQVVESIAAAGMQLEEEIRRSTLLLGKIQEIQSELAQVGASLYTCKMKQVPGMYRIQQTNKNHLLQKEDLKDTVQAWMELLPFTFYSFRVENKAGECICGLGDLEYSWGLGLLAEDQVKLGVCLNDGVEVLEPATCISAVIVSGHEDYLERGAFGFMLDYVKARNYKISGDISGKILFTERTNNGSKTYLEINIPVESDEGSALL
- a CDS encoding UvrB/UvrC motif-containing protein, which translates into the protein MPAQLTDKVAGLPLTPGVYLMKDGLGHVIYVGKAKQLRKRVQSYFYNNKGHSPKVKQLVKHIRDLDYRLTDTELEAFMLECQLIKEIKPMYNRKMKNPLAYSYISIVDKAPYRQIEIGYEPSAEAGSLVYGPYTSRSTVEKAVLGIKESQRILCSSPHSRSSRCLNHSLGLCIGMCGGGEAAVLQYEAVIDEMICLLEGRDSGIVAGLEARMEEAALRFDFETAAKFRDYLGAVHSLLQKEQVIEFTGANKNIIVLEPVDEQSHKLILIKGSMILYRTLLARDALNEGQLTGMIAASAREVFRSSSQTAATEEMSRHKIDEAQIIYSYLKSSSSHYLLVPPEWLDDEGVTGLEEGIAVLVQSSVLDM
- a CDS encoding dienelactone hydrolase family protein, producing the protein MHSRIKLISWIRITLFIVFVILTWSPVIDWSFSWVLLAVLLFVFALKGSVDLIRKKTGVRPSRRSTRVWKRLLTAVALLIALIPPILFPQYRTPEVTGKYEVRTAVYTYTDTTRVEEFTDTGEHRRVNVEFWYPGHAEGKYPLIVFSHGAFGVRESNASTFTELASHGYVVVSIDHPYHSFYTQGADGKVTMVNAEYMREVNDSNKDGVYTVEELYGLTQKWMKLRTGDMNLVIDTILDKGGSDQEPVYQLIDTKHIGVIGHSMGGAASVAVGRERSDVDAVVNLDAPFFTELVYDRKMNDLVAKEEPYRVPLLNIYTDDVWRQLGKNSAYAANKTGNPNFKDAYTVHFEGAKHLSLTDLPLFSPILANMLQRGQADIDKYYCIETMNRLILEFYDYTLKGTGQFAPQAVY
- a CDS encoding DUF3021 family protein; its protein translation is MKRSEVAKDIIRDFLVIFASIIIIITVLRQIFMPELAFDLTSIYTIMGFSLLGALTGLMLYAPDEVSEQAMRVRIVIHFLLLELLLITLASLIGAVASVSAALLFALQIAVVYAIVRLLSYEKDKKEAEQINERLKVVKQDIRE
- a CDS encoding LytTR family DNA-binding domain-containing protein, with amino-acid sequence MIAGDPIRISIEQISREQQEEIIIRCYEATDEISQIVHKLKAETLVLLGVQEERVSRIKLSDVYYFEAVDGKVFVYSENQVHEVKQKLYELEELCRDKNCFRASKSTILNIAKIESVRPSLSGRFTALLDNGERVVISRQYVPVLKQRLGL
- a CDS encoding ABC transporter ATP-binding protein; this translates as MNKAHVFGAEQLIAGYENKTIIHGIDLVIPDRQISVIIGSNGCGKSTLLKTMARLIKHTAGQVTLDNKPISQIPAKALARVIGLLPQSPIVPEGISVADLVGRGRFPHQSLLGGWSRKDYEAVAEAMEIMNITEFANRNIDELSGGQQQRVWIAMALAQQTDILFLDEPTTFLDITYQVEILDLLTDLNRKHGTTIVMVLHDINLSARYADHIFALHSGRLVAEGAPAEVITSLRVKEIFGLDCTVIPDPVSGSPLVVPRGRYHNRQGNAPE